In Cryptomeria japonica chromosome 5, Sugi_1.0, whole genome shotgun sequence, the genomic window catgcatgaccccttaggacaacatacgaccccgtaagacactatgtgatgaattaaggggtatgtcgttcacactaggattttataaggtgtcatatgcggttctaagggttcatgcatgtgttataacacatgcatgacccctcaggaccacatatgaccccttatgacactatgtgatcctaaggggaatgtcatatgtatagtaggatgttataaggggtcctatgtgacctactaaggggtcacgcatgtgttaatgcatgcgtgaccccttaggaccacatacgaccccttaagatgctatgtgatggactaaggggtatgtcgttcatactaggattttataaagggtcatatgtggttgtaatgggtcacacatgtgttaagacactatttgatggactaaggggtatgtcgttcacactacaattttataagaggtcatatgcggttctaaggggtcacgcatgtgttataacacatgtgtgaccccttagaaccacgtatgaccccttaggacactagatgtgatcctaaagggaatgtcatacatgtacactactatgttatatgtgatcttctatgacctcctaagggaacgtatagtgtcatatgtggtcttaaggggtcatgttgtgcgtgtaataggatgtgaaaatgggtcacattgtagaggaaatttaatttgtttaaatttgttatctaaattttctaatgtttatttaaattaatttttctaacatttttctttttttgctaatgtttttctaagttctaatttactacaggttagttttctatgtttttcataacaattttttaaaatgtcgaaaaaaatatacatctatacaattatgtaattttaaaaacaaattgacacatttcaatcaaaacattaaattatcaaacatttttctaaaataatgaaaaacaataaattatcaaacatttttctaaaatgttgaaaaacaataactatatacaattatttaattaaaaaaataaattaacaaacaaattatttacaaatttaattaaaaaaaacattattaaaccaaacaaagggttattttgtgcacatgatataacaaaggtcgaaaactgaaataggaaagatgctaactaCTGCAGACAAAGTttggtgacgtgatgctgacgactggttcgatccaacccccaccagacagaaaaagtcaaatttgataatgaccttttaactgtcatttttgatatttataaattttttaaaaaaaccctaaccgaaaagggttcgagcgaatggggggttcgagcgaaccaattaaaatattaatattttaatgggtttGCTCGAACCCAAAAGTTGCgcaatgttcgagcgaacccaagtcAGAAGGTTGGTTCGCTCGGACTGccaggggtagttcgagcgaacaTTCCTATTTCGCTCGAACAtgggcaaatccgaaattcccactttcgccaaattccttcgttggcaaaagtgggaaccagctttgtgaattcacccagtGGGACTATTTAAAATGAACCCTCAAGGAATAGGATTGGATCTAGGGATTGTCATGGCGTGAGAGCTTAGCATTCCAATGTAAGAATGTAAGTTTGTGACATAGAATTGTTTCCATTGCTATGGTTGGTGAGGATGTGAAACTATCACTTCTAAATTGAAAAGAAATTGATTGGTCAATTAAGGTGGTACTTAAGATGCAATGAATTTAATTACAAAAATTAATAGCAACCAAAGGTGGTAGGTTGTTACAATAGGTTTCACCTAGAAATGccataaaaatattatattaaatagatTGTCTAAATAATAAGATTAAAACTTAATTctcttaaattaattttaataacatATTATAGATAAGAATTctcttaaattaattttaataacatATTTATAGATAAGATGAAAACAAATACTATGTGAaaaatattaagtatatatatgtttatttattctaCACTTATATTTCTTATTTCATTAAAAACTCATAACACATCTATTCATAGGGGAGAGGACCCACTAGTTGAGAACCCTAACTCggcacttctcaaaatcctccatggaaatttcaaatcactcccaaattTTTATAGTGGCTTATTTGGCAAGTCCCctccttataactaaggtttcagggccatatcatcaaatatgatgccacatcagcattctttttgccaaggtgtccaaaacaacccaaaaaaaggtgagaccaatgtTCATGCAAAAGGGAGATCCATAGTTGTGCAGCtaatgtgacatcacatgattggttgcttttaacAACTATGGGTAGTTTTCATTAGCAAAAATAACTTTAAAGTCACCACTATTGGTataatgttgtcaaaaaaaaattgaacattaaatCAAATAATGTgaatattaaatcaacaactactatcacaGCCCTCTCTCCCTTATATTCAAACAATTACAATACTAATACTGACTATAAAACTTACCATACTCTTTATAAAAAATTCTCAGGCATTAATAATGACAACTAATAAGAGGAGCAACTCCGAAAGTATTTCATGTACAATCAATGATAATATGTAAGACCAGTACCCGTTCTTGGATTGAGATTTTACCACATGAAACACTAATCTCTTTTACACTAGAACAGTTAAATATAAAAAAGATTTACAAGATTAAGTAGGAGGAAAACAAATATAATTGACTTGCTATGTGGCACTGAAAAATcctctaaaaatttggaaaaacgaTATGAAAGAGATTGAAAATCCCTGTCTGCACGCAGGGATATTGAAAATGATATCAAAGGCAATTAGTATTCATCCACCGCAGCTTAAAAATTCTAAATCAAAGTTATTAAAACCATTAGAAGCGGCATTATTTCCCATTACACTGAAAAATTGGGCTACAATGGAGGACCAGGTGTTTGCTAACACTAGCTTCTGGAACATTTCAAGGGGCCGCCCAGCAGGAAAAATAGGTTGACTATATCATAAATCCCTTGTATAAATACTCCACCACACCCAACACAAGAAAATTGTGGCTACTGGATTTTAAGATATGAGAAGGGAAGTAGATCAGCAGCCCTGTTTAGAGAAGGACTACTGTGATCCCCCGCCTGCTGTTTGCTTAGAGTGGAAAGAATTCAAGCTCTGGTCTTTGTACCGTGCAGCCATTGCAGAGTTCATTGCCACATTGCTCTTTCTCTACATAACCTTATCCACAATTATAGGTTATTCCAAGAACGATGATAAATGTGGAGGTGTGGGTGTATTGGGTGTTGCATGGTCCTTTGGAGGCATGATCTTTGTTCTGGTCTATTGCACAGCTGGTATCTCAGGTATCTTGTGCATCCCTCAACTTTTAagattttgttcatttttttctaaatTGAGGAATTAATATTTGATAGGATTCACAAAGTGAAATTGTATCGCTTTTCCAATAGAACCTATCTAGTAGGATCTACAAAGTGAAATTGTAACATGTGTCAATATAACGTAAACATCACATTCTATGTTTGGATTTGTGAGGGGGGGTCATCTGAACTTTTTCAATAGAATCTATTGATAGGACCCACAAAGTGAAATTGTATGGCTTTTCCAATAAGACATATATAGTAAGATGGAAGAAGTGAAATTGTAACATGTATCAATATAGCTTAAAACAGCATATTCTATGTTTGAATTTGTGTAGGTGATTCATCTGAAATCGAAATAACTTTTTCAAAAGAACTTGTTTATTAGTATGATTTCAGATTAATCACCTAAATaagtgaaagtttaaaatatgatacTTAAGCGAATATCCAATATAACCTCCATCCACATGAACTGTCTTCCattaatatgaaaaatgaagaacTGGGTGTCTAAAACTGTTTATGTATATGGCAGGTGGGCATATAAATCCAGCAGTGACATTTGGGCTCTTTTTGAGTCGCAAGGTGTCCTTACCAAGAGCTGTTTTGTACATTATATCTCAGTGTCTGGGAGCCATCTGTGGTGCTGGGCTTGTAAAGGCCTTCCAGAAAACTTTGTATTATGAATATGGAGGTGGTGCTAATTTTGTAGCTCATGGGTATACCAAAGGAGTAGGGCTGGGTGCAGAAATCATTGGTACCTTCGTGCTAGTCTACACAGTTTTTTCTGCTACAGATCCTAAGCGCAATGCCCGTGATTCTCACGTTCCAGTATGTGCATCTTAATTCAAGTTTTTATTCTCTCCATTCTAACTCTTATAAAAGACTTAGGTCACAATTATATGTCTAACTTAATCAAACACATCATGGATGGTGAGCAGGTATTGGCACCACTACCAATTGGGTTTGCTGTATTCATGGTGCACTTGGCAACAATACCAATAACAGGGACAGGCATCAATCCTGCAAGGAGTTTTGGTGCAGCTGTCGTATATGGGCACCATCAGATTTGGGCTGATCATGTAAGAACAGTatattttaagttttgatttgtttagaaAATCATATTAGTTTCTCTAgtagaatccatccattaatgtgATATGAAATcaaattctaagttttgatttgtttcAAGTGGTTTATTTgaaatcattctaatttttttaataagatgAACTATTAATGTGATTTAAGATAAGCCATCTAAACTGTTTAAtaacttttattaaaaaattcatagTAAATATCATTCTTAAATTAAAAATATGATTTtctaactttattttatttttctgtttttttCACTGTATTTTAAATTTTGTGATACAGTGGATCTTCTGGTTAGGCCCTTTCATGGGAGCAAGCTTTGCAGCAGCATATCATCAATATGTTTTACGTGCTACGCCTATAAGACTGTTGGAATCCTTTCGTGCTAGCAGCAATCTAAACGTTAATGGCAACAACAATCAACAGAACCAATGCTTTTCCATTTTTAATACAAGTTCTTGAGTTTTGATGAGTCATAATTGTCTGTAATCTTTAAAGATCTATGGACATTCTTTGTGAAGAATTTTGTATTTATAGGACAGTATATTGCAACGTCCAAATTAATATACTCACAGTGAATTCATTTTTGGTTGGGTGATTTTATTTCGAAGTGATTTCTTAGTAGCGATATGGAATTCTGTAAAATTATTTCTCCTAATTTATGTAGTCTCGAATTGGCAAAAACATATTGTGTACACATATTTATGCGGTGTAGATTCGTGTGGGTAAGGCTCGCTATGGTAAGTGATGGTGGATATTAttcaatcaattaaaaatcaattcaGAGGTACCTTTGAGAGAACCTCCATAAAGAATAACacgtttcattaattttggagtaCAGGAAGGCACTTGTGCACAAGTCATATTTAGAAATTGGATGATCTAGAGAATCCATGTGAAGAAGTGTGACACATGTGAAGGTTTCTAACCTATGAATTTGCCATTTTTCATAAGTAGTGAACACATCAAATACCAAGGTGAATGCCTCTATGCCACATTAATATCTACAAATACCATGAGAAACTCTTCAATTACCTTTGGAACTTGTTGAGAACATGTTGGACATGCATTCATCTTAGGTGAGAAATTGATAATTTTTCTATATGTTAAATAGAGGTATTGGGCTTCACTGGTcaatgtgcattcatattggggggtttaacaATATATTGtctatctggtgaaaatagggggctttttaaTTTGAGAAAAAAAGAGTTcaggacaatattttttgaaaatagggagatTGCTTAGTATGTCATTAGTATGTCATACAGATTATTGATACAATTAAGTTATGTTTGGACGTCAAAAGATTGGGTGGTTGTTTTATCAAACAGTTTTGAACATGAACTAAAGGTTAACACTAgtattttcttctaatttcttataGATTATTGATACGAAAGCTTCATCTTGCAATGTAGGATGTATAATATTTTCCTCTTGAAGCAAATTTCTTGTAGATTATTGACACAATTAAGTATTTCCCTAAAATTCCATCTTGCAATGTAGGACGTATAATATCTTGTACATGGTTGTAAAGCTTGATTGGTTACATTGTAACTGTGGTAAATATTTAtaatttgaattttgatggtaAAAATTACTATTTTTTGCCACTTGCTATATTTTCCCCTACTTTTAagattttattatcttaattttctAGTTATTCTATGTTCTTGATGATAATAAATGGATGTAATTACATGGATGTTAATCATGGGGGATTCACTACCTAAAGAGTATAATTCTATGCATATTTATATAAAGGGGATTTAATAATCACCAAAGTTAAGTTTTTATCGAGGGATTCAATTAATTAAGGCATAAAGTTTGATATTGGGGATGTACATGGTGAAGGGTAGATCATGTTGTACTAGTTAGACATTAAAAAAAATTAGCTTATAGGAATGAAAATGGGGAATAGTGACCTATTAATGAGTTGTGCATTCAATAAATtttaatagaatttaataatattttaaaattaaatttaaaatagaattatatttcaaatacatTACAGAAAAATGGATATAAAAGAGGTGAAAATAAGCATATATTTGAACTCTAATATAATATGGATAGTTTTTATACAtgataaaataacatatataaactTAGAAATTCGTATAATGGAAAGTATGTTATTATCGGATATTACAAAGTAGAATAGTAAATATAGATTTTATTTACTATCATATGAATGaatatgataggagataagttaATATAATAAATTCTTATGATGTTAAGAGGAACTAAGCATGATAAAATAAACTTAGATAACTAAGATTCGTTGTGAGAAGCCATACATAAAGTGAATTTTATTGAGACAATTGTTTGGGAGTATGTCACCCATTATACAGATCAAGTTTGGTATTTGAGAAGGTTAGAAATATCTATCAgttgatttttttaataaatcaagGTGGGTTGCTACGGTTATGTTTACTGTATTATCTAGTGGAAGAAAATATTTGAGCACTTTTTGAGCTTGAGATGTTTAAATATTTGGTAATTTTTAAAatggaaatgttttttttttattagtaaaatatttattttttatattaataatcgAAACAAATTTCATAGCTTCAAA contains:
- the LOC131072824 gene encoding probable aquaporin PIP2-8, with protein sequence MRREVDQQPCLEKDYCDPPPAVCLEWKEFKLWSLYRAAIAEFIATLLFLYITLSTIIGYSKNDDKCGGVGVLGVAWSFGGMIFVLVYCTAGISGGHINPAVTFGLFLSRKVSLPRAVLYIISQCLGAICGAGLVKAFQKTLYYEYGGGANFVAHGYTKGVGLGAEIIGTFVLVYTVFSATDPKRNARDSHVPVLAPLPIGFAVFMVHLATIPITGTGINPARSFGAAVVYGHHQIWADHWIFWLGPFMGASFAAAYHQYVLRATPIRLLESFRASSNLNVNGNNNQQNQCFSIFNTSS